One Bacteroidota bacterium DNA window includes the following coding sequences:
- a CDS encoding EthD family reductase: MVKIIALYGPPPDRAAFDDHYQRVHLPLLRKTPGLRRVEITNITGTPIGQSSYVLMAEMYYDSMEAMNSANASPEGRAAAKDLMSFAAKIVTVFFGEIQE; encoded by the coding sequence ATGGTCAAAATTATCGCGCTCTACGGTCCGCCTCCCGACAGGGCCGCCTTCGACGACCACTATCAGCGCGTCCATCTCCCTCTCCTCCGGAAAACCCCCGGCCTCCGGCGGGTGGAAATTACGAACATCACCGGCACGCCGATCGGCCAATCGAGCTATGTTCTGATGGCGGAGATGTACTACGACTCCATGGAGGCGATGAACTCCGCAAACGCCTCCCCCGAAGGGCGGGCCGCGGCGAAGGATTTGATGTCGTTCGCCGCAAAGATCGTCACGGTCTTTTTCGGGGAGATCCAGGAGTGA
- the rplA gene encoding 50S ribosomal protein L1, with amino-acid sequence MKKSKRYQAAAKKVDQKKIYTVAEAVQLVKEMASAKFNEAVDIAVRLGVDPKKADQAVRGTVALPHGIGKSVRVLVLAKPPKDEEAREAGADHVGFQDYIQKITAGWADIDVIIATPDTMGEVGKLGKVLGPRGLMPNPKSGTVTMDVGKAVKEVKAGKIEFRVDKAGILHATVGKSGFEQEKLVENVQAFLNTVIRIKPSSSKGQYVKSIALSSTMGPSVRIDRAVVGAH; translated from the coding sequence ATGAAAAAGAGCAAGAGGTACCAGGCTGCGGCCAAGAAAGTGGATCAGAAGAAGATCTACACCGTTGCGGAAGCCGTGCAGCTCGTGAAGGAGATGGCGAGCGCGAAATTCAACGAGGCCGTCGATATCGCGGTCCGGCTCGGGGTCGACCCGAAAAAAGCGGACCAGGCGGTTCGCGGGACCGTCGCGCTTCCCCACGGAATCGGAAAGTCGGTTCGCGTTCTCGTTCTCGCCAAGCCCCCCAAAGACGAGGAAGCGCGCGAAGCCGGAGCCGACCATGTCGGCTTCCAGGATTACATCCAGAAGATCACCGCGGGCTGGGCGGATATCGATGTGATCATCGCAACGCCCGACACGATGGGGGAGGTCGGAAAGCTCGGAAAGGTGCTCGGGCCCCGGGGTCTCATGCCGAACCCCAAAAGCGGGACCGTCACGATGGATGTCGGGAAGGCCGTGAAAGAAGTGAAGGCCGGCAAGATCGAGTTCCGGGTCGACAAGGCGGGGATCCTCCATGCGACCGTGGGAAAGTCGGGCTTCGAACAGGAAAAACTCGTCGAGAACGTGCAGGCGTTCCTGAACACCGTCATCCGCATCAAACCGTCGAGCTCCAAGGGACAGTATGTGAAGAGCATCGCTCTTTCCAGCACCATGGGTCCGAGCGTCCGGATCGACAGGGCGGTCGTCGGGGCCCATTAA
- the rpmG gene encoding 50S ribosomal protein L33: MRDIITLECTDCKRRNYTTTKNKKKQSGRVEYKKYCPWCNKHTQHKETK, encoded by the coding sequence ATGCGCGATATCATAACATTGGAATGCACGGACTGCAAGCGCCGCAATTACACCACCACGAAGAACAAGAAGAAGCAAAGCGGACGCGTGGAGTACAAGAAATACTGCCCCTGGTGCAATAAGCACACACAACACAAGGAAACCAAGTAA
- the rpoB gene encoding DNA-directed RNA polymerase subunit beta translates to MKTHSNHVDGRITFAKIPDIVGYPDLLDVQLESWDYFLQAGAPPDKRHDRGLQQIFRMNFPVTDARENYLLEFVEYYVEKAKYSVIECQERGLTFAVPLKAKLRLSTKSDDGKSYVDTIEQEVYLGNLPVMTHRGTFIINGAERVVVNQLHRSPGVFFDESVHPNGLSIYSARIIPFRGSWVEFTTDIANVMYVYIDRKKKFPVTTLLRALGYSSDDEILQLFNLVEEVDPHKVTLKEYIGRIVCSDVVDKKTGEIFINKDTMFTEELLKKVKKSDIKKIRFLKQEGVGESSVIANTILKDIARSNEEALNAIYQQLRSGEAPDLDTAKNLLERLFFNAKRYDLGDVGRYRMNAKLGLTIPVTTTTLTKEDIIAIINYLIDLQQGKKTVDDIDHLGNRRVRTVGEQIGQQFNIGLARMARTIRERLSLRDQEKITPQDLVNARTITSVINAFFGTNQLSQFMDQTNPLAEITHKRRMSALGPGGLTRERAGFEVRDVHYTHYGRLCPIETPEGPNIGLISSLCVHAHVNEFGFIETPYRKVKSGRVSDEIEYMTAEMEDRYTIAQANAALDEKGKFVTERVKARLQSDYPLVKPEELQYMDVAPNQIASAAAALIPFLEHDDANRALMGSNMQRQAVPLLRPEAPTVGTGLEGKIARDARTMIVAEMNGVVEYVDSNSIVVNYDIDETNPEALVSFDDKKRVEYHLIKFFRTNQDTAINQRANVKPGQSVRKGDILADGCATEHGELALGRNVLVAFMPWLGYNFEDAIVVNEKAVSEDTFTSLHIEEFELQVRDTKRGEEELTREIPNVSEDAVKDLDENGVIRVGAEVLEGDILIGKITPKGETESTPEEKLLKAIFGEKAGDVKDASLKAPPGMKGIVIATKLFSRKKKDSESKKEDKRLGEQLDRAYKKAIKGNVEKLGRKLGLLLAGEKSAGIRDTGGEIVIRGGTQLKEETFVNLEVIESLDASSDWVEDKKKNALVAKIYQNFVQKQKDVEEYYKHEKTKIMLGDELPSGIVQLAKVYVAKKRKLSVGDKMAGRHGNKGVVAKVVPPEDMPFMEDGTPVDIVLNPLGVPSRMNLGQLFETALGWAGKKLGLKYASPIFDGASWEDVQAELAKANLNPNSKAILFDGRTGEQFDQDVTVGFIYMMKLSHLVDDKIHARSIGPYSLITQQPLGGKAQFGGQRFGEMEVWALEAYGAANILQEILTVKSDDVYGRAKLYECIVKGDNLPEPNVPESFNVLVRELMGLGLDLKIE, encoded by the coding sequence GTGAAAACTCATTCCAATCACGTTGACGGCAGGATCACCTTCGCGAAGATTCCCGACATCGTCGGGTATCCGGATTTGCTCGATGTTCAGCTGGAGTCGTGGGACTATTTTCTCCAGGCAGGCGCTCCCCCGGACAAGCGGCACGACCGGGGACTGCAGCAGATCTTCAGGATGAACTTTCCCGTGACCGACGCCCGGGAAAATTATCTCCTGGAATTCGTCGAGTATTACGTCGAGAAGGCGAAATACTCCGTCATCGAATGCCAGGAGCGGGGCCTCACGTTCGCCGTCCCCCTGAAGGCGAAGCTGCGGCTCTCCACCAAGAGCGATGACGGAAAAAGCTACGTCGACACGATCGAACAGGAAGTGTACCTCGGGAACCTCCCCGTGATGACGCACCGCGGCACGTTCATCATCAACGGGGCCGAGCGCGTGGTGGTGAACCAGCTGCACCGCTCTCCCGGCGTCTTCTTCGACGAGTCCGTCCATCCGAACGGGCTTTCCATCTACTCCGCACGGATCATCCCCTTCCGGGGATCGTGGGTGGAATTCACGACCGACATCGCCAATGTGATGTACGTCTATATCGACCGGAAGAAGAAATTCCCGGTGACGACGCTCCTCCGCGCGCTGGGCTACTCCTCCGACGACGAGATCCTCCAGCTCTTCAACCTGGTTGAGGAGGTGGATCCCCACAAGGTCACCCTGAAAGAGTACATCGGCCGGATCGTCTGCAGCGACGTCGTGGACAAGAAAACCGGCGAGATCTTCATCAACAAAGACACGATGTTCACCGAGGAGCTGTTGAAGAAGGTCAAGAAATCGGACATCAAAAAAATCCGCTTCCTGAAGCAGGAGGGGGTGGGCGAGAGCTCCGTCATCGCCAACACCATCCTGAAGGACATCGCCCGTTCGAACGAGGAGGCCCTGAACGCGATCTACCAGCAGCTCCGGTCCGGCGAAGCGCCCGACCTCGACACGGCGAAGAATCTCCTGGAACGCCTCTTCTTCAACGCGAAGCGCTATGATCTCGGCGACGTGGGGCGCTACCGGATGAACGCCAAGCTCGGCCTGACCATCCCGGTGACGACCACGACCCTGACGAAGGAAGACATCATCGCGATCATCAACTACCTGATCGATCTCCAGCAGGGGAAGAAGACGGTCGACGACATCGATCACCTCGGGAACCGGCGCGTCCGGACCGTGGGCGAACAGATCGGCCAGCAGTTTAACATCGGACTCGCGCGCATGGCGCGGACCATCCGCGAGCGTCTCAGCCTCCGCGACCAGGAAAAAATCACCCCGCAGGATCTCGTCAACGCGCGGACGATCACGAGCGTGATCAACGCATTTTTCGGCACCAACCAGCTGTCGCAGTTCATGGACCAGACGAACCCCCTTGCGGAGATCACGCACAAGCGCAGGATGTCGGCTCTCGGACCCGGCGGTTTGACCAGGGAGCGGGCGGGTTTCGAGGTGAGAGACGTCCATTATACCCATTACGGCCGGCTCTGCCCCATCGAGACTCCCGAGGGACCGAACATCGGACTCATTTCGTCCCTCTGCGTTCATGCCCATGTCAATGAATTCGGGTTCATCGAGACTCCCTACCGGAAGGTGAAGAGCGGAAGGGTGAGCGACGAGATCGAATACATGACGGCGGAAATGGAGGACCGGTACACCATCGCCCAGGCGAACGCGGCGCTGGATGAGAAGGGAAAATTCGTGACCGAGCGCGTGAAGGCGCGGTTGCAGAGCGATTACCCGCTGGTGAAGCCGGAGGAGCTGCAGTACATGGATGTCGCTCCGAATCAGATCGCGAGCGCCGCTGCCGCGCTGATCCCGTTCCTCGAACACGACGACGCGAACCGCGCCCTCATGGGCTCGAACATGCAGCGCCAGGCGGTTCCGCTCCTCCGCCCCGAAGCTCCGACGGTGGGCACGGGACTGGAAGGGAAGATCGCCCGGGACGCCCGGACGATGATCGTCGCGGAGATGAACGGCGTGGTGGAGTATGTCGATTCGAATTCGATCGTGGTGAATTACGACATCGACGAGACGAACCCCGAAGCGCTCGTCAGTTTCGACGACAAGAAGAGGGTCGAGTATCACCTCATCAAGTTTTTCCGGACCAATCAGGACACCGCCATCAATCAGCGGGCGAACGTGAAACCCGGACAGTCCGTCCGGAAGGGGGACATCCTCGCGGACGGTTGTGCGACCGAGCACGGCGAGCTGGCCCTCGGGCGGAACGTCCTCGTGGCGTTCATGCCGTGGCTCGGCTATAATTTTGAGGACGCGATCGTCGTGAACGAGAAGGCGGTCTCCGAAGACACCTTCACCTCCCTGCATATCGAGGAGTTTGAGCTGCAGGTGCGCGATACGAAGCGCGGCGAAGAGGAGTTGACCCGCGAGATTCCCAACGTGAGCGAGGACGCGGTGAAGGACCTGGATGAAAACGGCGTCATCCGCGTCGGCGCGGAGGTCCTGGAAGGCGACATCCTCATCGGAAAGATCACCCCCAAGGGCGAGACGGAATCGACTCCGGAAGAAAAACTGTTGAAGGCGATCTTCGGCGAAAAAGCCGGCGACGTCAAGGACGCTTCGCTCAAGGCGCCCCCCGGAATGAAGGGGATCGTGATCGCGACCAAGCTCTTCAGCCGCAAGAAGAAGGACTCCGAGTCGAAGAAGGAAGACAAGCGCCTGGGCGAGCAACTCGACCGGGCCTACAAAAAGGCGATCAAAGGGAACGTCGAGAAGCTCGGACGGAAGCTGGGGTTGCTCCTGGCGGGCGAGAAGTCGGCCGGCATCCGGGATACCGGCGGCGAAATCGTCATCCGCGGCGGGACACAGCTCAAGGAGGAGACGTTCGTCAACCTCGAGGTGATCGAATCCCTCGACGCCTCCTCGGACTGGGTGGAGGACAAGAAGAAGAACGCGCTGGTCGCGAAGATTTATCAGAATTTCGTCCAGAAGCAAAAGGATGTCGAGGAGTACTACAAGCACGAGAAGACAAAAATCATGCTGGGCGACGAACTCCCCTCCGGAATCGTGCAGCTTGCAAAGGTGTATGTCGCCAAGAAGCGGAAACTCTCGGTGGGCGACAAGATGGCGGGCCGGCACGGCAACAAGGGAGTCGTCGCGAAGGTGGTGCCTCCCGAGGACATGCCGTTCATGGAAGACGGCACGCCGGTCGACATCGTCCTCAACCCGCTCGGCGTTCCCTCCCGGATGAACCTGGGCCAGCTCTTCGAGACGGCCCTGGGATGGGCCGGAAAGAAGCTCGGCCTGAAATACGCCTCCCCGATTTTTGACGGGGCGAGCTGGGAGGATGTCCAGGCGGAGCTTGCCAAGGCGAACCTCAACCCGAATTCCAAGGCGATCCTGTTCGACGGGCGGACGGGGGAGCAGTTCGACCAGGACGTGACCGTCGGCTTTATCTACATGATGAAGCTCTCGCACCTCGTCGACGACAAGATCCATGCGCGTTCCATCGGTCCCTACTCCCTCATCACGCAGCAGCCGCTCGGCGGAAAGGCCCAGTTCGGCGGCCAGAGGTTCGGAGAGATGGAGGTCTGGGCGCTTGAAGCGTACGGCGCGGCCAACATCCTCCAGGAAATCCTGACGGTCAAGAGCGACGACGTCTACGGGCGAGCCAAGCTGTACGAATGCATCGTCAAGGGAGACAATCTTCCGGAGCCGAACGTTCCGGAATCCTTCAACGTGCTGGTCCGCGAGTTGATGGGCCTTGGCCTGGATCTCAAAATAGAATAA
- the rplK gene encoding 50S ribosomal protein L11: MKKIVGFIKLQISAGQASPAPPIGPALGQKGVNIMEFCKQFNAKTQDKQGLIIPVVITVFSDKSFTFITKTPPASVLLAKAAKVEKGSGEPNRNKVGTVTKSQVREIAEMKMPDLNANDLEAAMNMIAGTARSMGITVEG, from the coding sequence ATGAAAAAGATAGTCGGGTTCATCAAGCTGCAGATTTCGGCAGGCCAGGCAAGTCCCGCCCCGCCGATCGGCCCCGCCCTCGGTCAGAAGGGCGTGAACATCATGGAGTTCTGCAAGCAGTTTAACGCGAAGACACAGGACAAACAGGGCCTCATCATACCGGTCGTGATCACGGTCTTCTCGGACAAATCGTTTACGTTCATTACGAAGACCCCTCCGGCCTCCGTGCTCCTCGCCAAGGCCGCAAAAGTGGAAAAGGGATCGGGAGAGCCGAACCGGAACAAGGTGGGGACGGTGACGAAGTCGCAGGTCCGCGAGATCGCCGAGATGAAAATGCCGGACCTGAACGCAAACGATCTTGAAGCCGCGATGAACATGATCGCGGGAACCGCCCGGAGCATGGGGATCACCGTCGAGGGATAA
- a CDS encoding enoyl-CoA hydratase/isomerase family protein has product MSVYSGKPPRSFRFRNILYEKRRGRATITINRPEVHNALNLKTLIELGTALEDAGWDDQVAVVIVTGSGTKAFCTGADIKEWDRDFTRRPSDFYKWMGVFIETYERLRTIGKPTIARINGMVVGGGNELQISCDLAIAAEDISIRHVGVARGSVPAAGATQWLPIIIGERRAREMILLCEPVPAKKALEWGLLNRVVPRKDLDAAVDEMALALIDKLPECTRYAKQQLNFWRDFSWSMTIGHLKDWLTVHAGSEEVREGIRAFVEKRPVAYRKLRRRKGSGHRRR; this is encoded by the coding sequence GTGAGCGTGTATTCCGGCAAGCCCCCCCGCTCTTTCCGCTTCCGCAATATCCTCTACGAAAAACGGCGCGGGCGCGCCACGATCACGATCAACCGGCCCGAAGTCCACAACGCCCTGAACCTCAAGACGCTCATCGAGCTTGGGACCGCGCTGGAGGACGCGGGCTGGGACGATCAGGTTGCCGTCGTTATCGTCACCGGTTCGGGGACGAAGGCGTTCTGCACGGGGGCCGACATCAAGGAGTGGGATCGTGATTTCACGCGGCGGCCGTCCGATTTCTACAAGTGGATGGGGGTGTTTATCGAAACCTACGAGCGTCTTCGCACGATCGGGAAACCGACAATCGCGCGGATCAACGGAATGGTGGTCGGAGGCGGGAACGAGCTCCAGATTTCGTGCGACCTCGCGATCGCGGCGGAGGATATCTCGATCCGCCATGTCGGCGTGGCCCGGGGGAGCGTCCCGGCGGCCGGCGCCACACAATGGCTTCCGATTATCATCGGCGAACGGCGGGCCCGCGAGATGATTCTGCTCTGCGAACCGGTCCCCGCGAAGAAAGCGCTCGAGTGGGGGCTGCTGAACCGCGTCGTCCCGAGAAAGGACCTCGACGCCGCAGTCGACGAAATGGCGCTGGCGCTCATCGACAAGCTCCCCGAATGCACCCGGTACGCGAAGCAACAGCTCAATTTCTGGAGGGATTTCTCGTGGAGCATGACGATCGGCCATTTGAAGGATTGGTTGACGGTTCATGCCGGTTCGGAAGAAGTCCGCGAGGGTATCCGGGCATTCGTCGAGAAACGTCCTGTCGCCTACCGGAAATTGCGCCGGAGAAAAGGCTCAGGACATCGTAGAAGGTAA
- a CDS encoding DUF2723 domain-containing protein has product MFLVSPARRLEYFAAGVISLAALAVYILTLCPTTDFIDAGELTTVAATLGIAHPTGYPLFSIAGWLFAHLPLPFRTVYRLNLMAAFFCAAGLFVYFRFFVHFLSTMSVKISPSQAGRGREGAVPDRVREKAGPRTILQVYIPAAAGTLCLGFSETYWSQAVAVEVYSLHLFLVAAVLYLFTKAIASQAESPDAGQGRAGPRGIWYAFAFVLGLSFTNHMTTILLAPGFLYLYFSTCGAGRGSWKRLASLVVPFLAGFSLYLYLPIRAAQHPLMNWGNPVDLERFLWHFSGKQYRVWIFSSTETAGRQFRYFFDSVLPEFGYAPLVLAAAGVSVLFLRKRRAAIFSVLLFLTCVLYSINYDIHDIDAYFLLAYITIALWIVQGAAWLIAMAGSPQPARSVAALVLAVALVPLFVNFGRVNESSSSLVEKYTTDMFNSVEPGGIIITYEWDYFVSAAYYFQIVEQVRPDVVVVDKELLRRSWYFKHLEQRYPWLIERSRKELDAYLAELRKFEHDLPYDNRTIERRYNDLIHSFILHNYGSRPVYATSELEAQYTSGYARVPSGLAFRLFADTLYHAITSPPYTVRPPEQPRKYEENILSLYARSYLNRAIYQSIHGETAGALANADSALRIEPGMTEALSLKEKIAGIGKF; this is encoded by the coding sequence ATGTTCCTCGTCTCCCCGGCTAGACGGCTCGAATATTTCGCGGCGGGGGTGATTTCACTTGCGGCTCTCGCCGTGTACATCCTCACGCTCTGCCCGACGACCGATTTCATCGACGCCGGCGAGCTGACGACCGTGGCAGCCACGCTGGGGATCGCCCATCCGACCGGATATCCGCTCTTCTCGATCGCAGGCTGGTTGTTCGCCCATCTTCCGCTCCCGTTCAGGACGGTCTACAGGCTCAACCTGATGGCCGCCTTCTTCTGCGCAGCCGGACTGTTCGTCTACTTCCGGTTCTTCGTGCACTTTCTCTCGACGATGTCGGTCAAAATCTCCCCTTCTCAGGCGGGGCGGGGGAGGGAGGGAGCTGTTCCGGACCGCGTCCGGGAAAAAGCCGGGCCCCGGACGATCCTTCAGGTCTACATCCCGGCCGCGGCGGGGACCCTCTGCCTCGGTTTCTCCGAAACATACTGGTCACAGGCCGTGGCCGTCGAAGTCTACTCGCTGCACCTGTTCCTGGTCGCGGCGGTACTGTATCTCTTCACGAAGGCGATCGCCTCTCAGGCTGAGTCGCCCGACGCGGGGCAGGGCCGCGCCGGGCCGCGCGGCATCTGGTATGCGTTCGCGTTCGTGCTCGGGCTCTCCTTCACGAACCACATGACGACGATTCTCCTCGCTCCGGGATTCCTCTACCTCTATTTTTCAACCTGCGGAGCAGGGCGCGGCTCCTGGAAGCGGCTGGCCTCTCTGGTCGTCCCCTTCCTGGCGGGGTTTTCCCTCTACCTCTATCTTCCGATCCGCGCCGCCCAGCATCCGCTGATGAACTGGGGGAATCCGGTCGATCTCGAGCGATTCCTGTGGCACTTCTCGGGGAAGCAGTACCGGGTGTGGATCTTTTCCTCCACCGAGACCGCGGGGCGCCAGTTCCGGTATTTCTTCGACAGCGTGCTGCCCGAGTTCGGTTACGCCCCCCTTGTTCTCGCGGCGGCGGGAGTCTCGGTTCTCTTTCTCCGGAAGAGGCGGGCGGCGATCTTCAGCGTTCTCCTCTTCCTCACCTGCGTCCTCTACTCGATCAATTATGATATCCACGACATCGACGCCTACTTTCTCCTCGCCTACATCACCATCGCCCTCTGGATCGTCCAGGGCGCGGCCTGGCTGATCGCGATGGCGGGGAGTCCGCAGCCGGCACGGTCGGTCGCCGCGCTCGTTCTTGCCGTCGCGCTCGTCCCCCTCTTCGTAAATTTCGGCAGGGTGAACGAGAGCAGCTCCTCTCTCGTGGAGAAGTATACGACCGACATGTTCAACTCGGTCGAGCCGGGCGGAATCATCATCACCTATGAGTGGGATTATTTTGTCTCGGCCGCGTATTACTTCCAGATCGTGGAGCAGGTCCGCCCCGACGTGGTTGTGGTCGACAAGGAACTCCTCCGGCGCAGCTGGTATTTCAAGCATCTGGAGCAAAGGTATCCCTGGCTGATCGAGCGGTCCCGCAAAGAACTCGACGCCTATCTCGCCGAGCTGAGGAAATTCGAGCACGATCTTCCCTACGACAACAGGACGATCGAGCGCAGGTATAACGACCTCATCCACAGTTTCATTCTCCACAACTACGGATCGCGGCCGGTCTACGCGACTTCTGAACTGGAGGCGCAATACACCTCCGGATACGCGCGGGTCCCGTCGGGCCTGGCGTTCCGCCTCTTTGCAGACACGCTCTACCACGCGATCACGTCTCCGCCCTACACGGTCCGGCCGCCGGAGCAACCGCGAAAGTACGAGGAGAATATCCTCTCCCTCTATGCAAGATCCTACCTGAACCGCGCCATCTACCAGAGCATCCACGGCGAGACTGCCGGGGCCCTCGCAAATGCGGATTCAGCCCTCCGGATCGAGCCGGGAATGACCGAGGCTCTCTCTTTGAAGGAAAAAATCGCAGGAATTGGCAAATTCTAA
- the rplL gene encoding 50S ribosomal protein L7/L12, which produces MSGIQEIVERIEKLTLLEASELKKALEEKFGVTAAAPVMMGGGMAGGAAAPAAVEAQTEFTVVLKAAGAQKINVIKVVRAATGLGLKEAKDLVDGAPKNVKESISKDEAEKLKKELEEAGAQVELK; this is translated from the coding sequence ATGTCAGGCATTCAGGAAATCGTTGAACGGATCGAAAAACTCACGCTCCTCGAAGCATCGGAGCTGAAAAAGGCGCTGGAAGAGAAGTTCGGCGTCACCGCGGCCGCACCCGTCATGATGGGCGGGGGCATGGCCGGCGGCGCCGCCGCCCCGGCCGCAGTCGAGGCGCAGACCGAGTTCACCGTCGTCCTCAAGGCGGCGGGAGCTCAGAAGATCAACGTCATCAAGGTCGTGCGGGCCGCGACGGGGCTCGGGCTGAAGGAAGCCAAGGATCTGGTCGACGGAGCGCCCAAGAACGTGAAGGAATCGATCTCGAAGGATGAGGCGGAGAAATTGAAGAAGGAGCTGGAAGAGGCGGGCGCGCAAGTCGAGCTGAAGTAG
- the rplJ gene encoding 50S ribosomal protein L10, producing the protein MKRSEKEQIISAMKERIVRANSLFFADFTGVTVEQVNELRREFRKSNIDYEVVKNTLARKALEGVGGYDSVLDRLERPTAIAFAYGDPVAPAKIIKKFTEKHSKLTVKVCVIEKQVFDGKELDKLAKLPSRNELIAGILGSIQAPMAGLAGAVGAVARDLVYLIDAIEKKKAA; encoded by the coding sequence ATGAAACGTTCCGAAAAAGAGCAGATTATCTCCGCGATGAAGGAGCGGATCGTGAGGGCGAATAGTTTGTTCTTCGCAGACTTCACCGGCGTCACCGTCGAACAGGTCAACGAGTTGAGACGGGAGTTCCGGAAGTCGAATATCGACTATGAGGTCGTGAAGAACACGCTCGCACGCAAAGCGCTCGAGGGGGTCGGCGGCTACGACTCGGTCCTCGACAGGCTGGAGAGACCCACTGCCATCGCGTTCGCGTACGGCGACCCCGTCGCGCCCGCGAAGATCATCAAGAAGTTCACCGAGAAGCATTCGAAATTGACCGTCAAGGTCTGCGTCATCGAGAAGCAGGTGTTCGACGGCAAGGAACTGGACAAGCTTGCAAAGCTCCCCTCGCGGAACGAGTTGATCGCGGGCATCCTGGGGAGCATTCAGGCCCCGATGGCGGGACTCGCCGGCGCCGTTGGCGCGGTGGCGAGGGATCTTGTCTACCTCATCGATGCCATCGAAAAGAAAAAGGCAGCATAA
- the nusG gene encoding transcription termination/antitermination protein NusG produces the protein MSDQVQQKRWYAVRTYSGHENKVKAHLENEVKLANLEERISSVLVPADKIFEVKDGKKKSKTKTFFPGYILIEAVLDKETKYLILNTPSIISFVGPRNEPTPLHVEEVRRLLGRMEERKDVEVVEVPFHVGEPVKVVDGPFNNFTGYVQDVNEEKMKLKVMVSIFGRKTPVELDFNQVELES, from the coding sequence GTGAGCGATCAAGTGCAGCAGAAGCGATGGTATGCGGTCAGGACCTATTCCGGGCATGAGAACAAGGTCAAGGCGCACCTCGAAAACGAAGTGAAGCTGGCGAATCTCGAGGAGAGGATTTCCTCGGTCCTCGTTCCGGCCGACAAGATTTTTGAAGTAAAGGACGGCAAGAAGAAAAGCAAGACGAAGACGTTCTTCCCGGGTTATATCCTGATCGAAGCGGTGCTGGACAAGGAGACGAAGTACCTGATCCTCAACACCCCGTCGATCATCAGCTTCGTCGGCCCCAGGAACGAGCCGACTCCCCTCCATGTGGAGGAAGTCCGGCGTCTTCTCGGCAGGATGGAGGAACGGAAGGATGTCGAGGTCGTGGAAGTGCCCTTCCATGTCGGAGAACCGGTGAAAGTGGTCGACGGCCCGTTCAATAATTTCACCGGGTATGTTCAGGATGTCAACGAAGAGAAAATGAAGTTGAAGGTCATGGTAAGCATCTTCGGGCGCAAGACGCCCGTCGAATTGGATTTCAACCAGGTGGAACTCGAAAGCTAA
- the secE gene encoding preprotein translocase subunit SecE has translation MKEKIIAFFTDVAKEMKKVTWPRPEELRESTIIVLAVCGVIAAFVFGVDWVVSNVLKVIL, from the coding sequence ATGAAGGAAAAAATCATTGCGTTCTTCACCGACGTCGCCAAGGAGATGAAGAAGGTAACCTGGCCCCGCCCGGAGGAACTGCGCGAGTCGACGATCATCGTGCTCGCCGTGTGCGGGGTGATCGCGGCGTTTGTCTTCGGCGTCGACTGGGTGGTGAGCAATGTGTTGAAGGTGATCTTGTAA